One Peterkaempfera bronchialis DNA window includes the following coding sequences:
- a CDS encoding amidohydrolase family protein, with product MNGKIALEEHFNLPEFSNELPQYVNPEMMREVSRRLLEVSTERLGEMDATGIDYSLLSLTAPGVQAETDPRRAVTRARRVNDELATIVAAHPTRYGGFATLPMQDPAAAVAELERCVTQLGFHGVMLNGFTNIGDADTGWYYDHERFLPFWERVEALGVPVYLHPRDPLLGNQGIYEGHPELFGAVWSFTVETATHALRLMTSGLFDRFPRLTVILGHLGETLPFNMWRIDHRAAAMGDLIKFKKPLTHYLLDNFYVTTSGNFHTQTLNATLAEMGVDRVLFSSDYPYESMREAADWFDNAAINHNDRVKIGHTNARRLFPGLPERIGRSAHTARV from the coding sequence ATGAACGGCAAGATTGCGCTCGAAGAGCACTTCAACCTCCCGGAGTTCAGCAACGAACTCCCGCAATACGTCAACCCCGAGATGATGAGGGAGGTCTCTCGGCGCCTGCTTGAGGTGAGCACGGAGCGACTCGGGGAGATGGACGCCACCGGCATCGACTACTCACTGCTGTCGCTGACGGCGCCCGGCGTCCAGGCGGAGACCGACCCACGCCGTGCCGTCACCCGCGCCAGGCGGGTCAATGACGAGCTGGCCACGATCGTCGCCGCCCATCCCACCCGCTACGGCGGATTCGCCACCCTGCCCATGCAGGACCCGGCCGCGGCCGTGGCCGAGCTGGAGCGCTGTGTGACCCAACTCGGCTTCCACGGGGTGATGCTCAACGGCTTCACCAACATCGGTGACGCCGACACCGGCTGGTACTACGACCACGAACGCTTCCTGCCGTTCTGGGAACGCGTCGAGGCACTCGGCGTGCCGGTATACCTGCACCCGCGCGATCCCCTGCTGGGCAACCAGGGAATCTATGAGGGTCATCCGGAACTGTTCGGCGCCGTCTGGAGCTTCACTGTCGAAACCGCCACCCACGCGCTGCGGCTGATGACCAGCGGCCTGTTCGACCGGTTCCCCCGACTCACGGTCATCCTCGGCCATCTGGGCGAGACCCTGCCGTTCAACATGTGGCGCATCGACCACCGCGCGGCCGCGATGGGCGACCTGATCAAGTTCAAGAAGCCGCTGACCCATTACCTGCTCGACAACTTCTACGTCACGACCAGCGGGAACTTCCACACCCAGACGCTCAACGCGACTCTGGCCGAGATGGGCGTCGACCGCGTGCTGTTCTCCAGCGACTACCCCTACGAATCCATGCGCGAGGCGGCCGACTGGTTCGACAACGCCGCCATCAACCACAACGACCGAGTCAAGATCGGCCACACCAATGC
- a CDS encoding M20/M25/M40 family metallo-hydrolase yields the protein MSESKPAQVTAESEVTEICRDLIRIDTSNYGDHSGPGERAAAEYVAEQLAEFGVEPQIFESAKGRASTVVRIEGEDRSRPGLLIHGHTDVVPANADDWTHHPFSGEIADGCVWGRGAVDMKDMDAMTLAVVRDRLRTGRKPPRDLVLAFVADEEAGGVYGARYLVDKHPDLFEGVTEGIGEVGGFSFTVNEQLRLYLVETAEKGMHWMRLTVEGTAGHGSMTNQDNAITELCEAVARLGRHTFPVRITKTVRAFLDELSDALGVELDPENMDETLKTLGGIAKMIGTTLRNTAQPTMLGAGYKVNVIPGQATAHVDGRFLPGFEEEFLSDLDRVLGPRVKRESLHSDRAVETDFDGALVEAMQSALRAEDPIARAVPYCLSGGTDAKSFQDLGIRCFGFAPLRLPPELDFAGMFHGVDERVPVEGLQFGARVLDRFIDAC from the coding sequence GTGAGCGAGTCGAAGCCCGCGCAGGTGACCGCCGAGTCCGAGGTCACCGAGATCTGCCGCGACCTGATCCGGATCGACACCAGCAACTACGGGGACCATTCGGGGCCCGGCGAGCGGGCGGCGGCCGAGTATGTGGCGGAGCAGCTCGCCGAGTTCGGGGTGGAGCCGCAGATCTTCGAGTCGGCCAAGGGGCGGGCCAGCACCGTGGTCCGGATCGAGGGTGAGGACCGGTCGCGCCCCGGGCTGCTGATCCACGGCCACACCGATGTGGTCCCGGCCAACGCCGACGACTGGACGCACCACCCCTTCTCCGGCGAGATCGCCGACGGATGCGTCTGGGGCCGTGGCGCCGTCGACATGAAGGACATGGACGCGATGACGCTGGCCGTCGTCCGCGACCGGTTGCGCACCGGGCGCAAGCCGCCGCGCGACCTGGTGCTGGCCTTTGTCGCGGACGAGGAGGCGGGCGGCGTCTACGGCGCCCGGTACCTGGTGGACAAGCACCCCGACCTCTTCGAGGGGGTCACCGAGGGGATCGGCGAGGTCGGCGGCTTCTCCTTCACCGTCAATGAGCAGCTGCGGCTGTACCTGGTGGAGACGGCCGAGAAGGGGATGCACTGGATGCGGCTGACCGTGGAGGGCACGGCCGGCCACGGGTCCATGACCAACCAGGACAACGCCATCACCGAGCTGTGCGAGGCGGTCGCCCGGCTGGGTCGGCACACCTTCCCGGTGCGGATCACCAAGACGGTCCGGGCCTTCCTGGACGAGCTGTCGGACGCGCTGGGCGTCGAACTCGACCCGGAGAACATGGACGAGACGCTGAAGACCCTGGGCGGCATCGCCAAGATGATCGGCACCACGCTGCGCAACACCGCGCAGCCGACCATGCTCGGCGCGGGGTACAAGGTGAACGTCATCCCGGGGCAGGCCACGGCGCATGTGGACGGCCGGTTCCTGCCGGGGTTCGAGGAGGAGTTCCTGAGCGACCTGGACCGGGTGCTGGGGCCGCGCGTCAAGCGGGAGTCGCTCCATTCGGACCGGGCGGTGGAGACCGACTTCGACGGGGCCCTGGTGGAGGCGATGCAGTCGGCGCTGCGGGCGGAGGACCCGATCGCCCGTGCCGTGCCGTACTGCCTCTCCGGTGGCACCGACGCCAAGTCCTTCCAGGACCTGGGCATCCGCTGCTTCGGCTTCGCGCCGCTGCGGCTCCCGCCGGAGCTGGACTTCGCCGGGATGTTCCACGGCGTCGACGAGCGGGTGCCGGTCGAGGGCCTGCAATTCGGTGCGCGGGTGCTGGACCGCTTCATCGACGCCTGCTGA
- a CDS encoding chaplin, protein MKVKKIAAVVAATGGLVLAGAGAASAAGHGALAEGAAVGSPGVLSGNVIQVPVHVPVNLCGNSINVIGLLNPTFGNNCQNF, encoded by the coding sequence ATGAAGGTCAAGAAGATTGCCGCTGTTGTCGCTGCCACCGGTGGCCTGGTGCTGGCCGGTGCGGGTGCCGCGAGCGCCGCCGGCCATGGCGCGCTCGCCGAGGGTGCGGCCGTGGGTTCCCCGGGTGTGCTGTCCGGCAACGTGATCCAGGTTCCGGTGCACGTGCCCGTCAACCTCTGTGGCAACTCCATCAATGTGATCGGGCTGCTCAACCCGACGTTCGGCAACAACTGCCAGAACTTCTGA
- a CDS encoding chaplin: protein MATGSVLASTAGYAFATADAHGAATGSPGVGSGNAVQIPVDVPVNICGNTINVVGLLNPAIGNTCVNASPSHDGRDGNGGNGGGANRGGGADADAAATGSPGVLSGNVVQVPIHVPVNACGNSASVVGLGNAAIGNTCVNAETPTHHVPTPPVHHPSIPPTHHVPTPPSHHWTPKPPAEIPEHHTSPNGGTSTVGHHAQEALASTGAGDVALAGTVAAGMILGGAVLYRRGRVGSR, encoded by the coding sequence ATGGCCACCGGTAGCGTGCTGGCATCGACGGCCGGCTACGCCTTTGCGACGGCCGACGCGCACGGTGCCGCCACCGGCTCGCCGGGCGTCGGATCCGGGAACGCAGTGCAGATCCCGGTGGACGTCCCGGTCAACATCTGCGGCAACACCATCAACGTGGTCGGGCTGCTCAACCCCGCCATCGGCAACACCTGCGTCAATGCCTCGCCGAGCCACGACGGCCGCGACGGCAACGGTGGCAACGGTGGCGGTGCGAACCGGGGTGGCGGCGCGGACGCCGATGCCGCAGCCACGGGGTCGCCCGGCGTCCTCAGCGGCAATGTGGTGCAGGTCCCGATCCACGTCCCGGTCAATGCGTGCGGCAACTCGGCCTCCGTGGTCGGGCTGGGCAACGCGGCGATCGGCAACACCTGCGTGAACGCGGAGACGCCCACGCACCATGTGCCGACCCCGCCGGTGCACCACCCCAGCATCCCGCCCACGCACCACGTGCCCACGCCGCCGAGCCACCACTGGACGCCGAAGCCCCCGGCGGAGATCCCGGAGCACCACACCTCCCCCAACGGCGGTACCTCGACGGTCGGCCACCACGCCCAGGAGGCGCTCGCCTCCACCGGTGCCGGTGATGTCGCGCTCGCCGGTACCGTCGCGGCCGGGATGATCCTCGGCGGCGCGGTGCTCTACCGGCGCGGCCGGGTGGGCAGCCGCTGA
- a CDS encoding DUF5703 family protein: MPSKTVRQPEYEYQSLRLPRGTSRNAARRLLTEHAEYGHWELDRLRLFPDGSRSVVLKRRIIRQVRAW; encoded by the coding sequence ATCCCATCGAAGACGGTCCGGCAGCCGGAGTACGAGTACCAGTCGCTGCGGCTCCCCCGAGGTACGTCCCGCAACGCGGCTCGGCGGCTGCTCACGGAGCACGCCGAGTACGGCCACTGGGAGCTCGACCGGCTGCGGCTGTTCCCCGACGGAAGCCGCAGCGTGGTGCTGAAGCGGAGGATCATCCGCCAGGTCCGCGCCTGGTGA
- a CDS encoding ATP-binding domain-containing protein, whose translation MGRSGPAAAGEEPAGAGVAGAGAAGAGAAGAPQADAQREAALRAAAEVLAAGGAPAELAAPALDALGDGAAEALREDPWAVLSLPGVRPEQADGFARGLLGPAAGPGDERRAQALVLWLLERAALLGHTALEVSEVRAGLEKHGVPDPEEALGGVVTDGRVMAFQDEEPPVGGGRPAGDDEDEEPPVRLLLSLDRLALAEESLADGLVRLMSTFEPGEDAPREDEDSGDEDDGEDDGEDNGEDNGEAGGSPGPAAWEAAAAAAPSSSATALIRAAAASGLVLHTGGEAARAEPAALVAAARALGLRAWAAAWTAEGADALAALAATAPGGDRADDSAPPADPGDRFAVTLRGLLSGAEGPGRADDGSLALDVLVVCDAPLLDVETAATLAESLADGTRLVLSGDPGQLWSAGPGRVFADLLAARACPAVASRTPDFGPLGELVSGIGIGELQQVEAPGKEVVIVPAKDGGEAAHRAVQLVLDSIPRALGIPAEQVVVVTPGHGGSAGTRALNAALKARLNPGPGRFGGFDPGDRVVHSPVPGTSLPGTVVSADAAGLHLDLGGRPVTVERDRVQQVRHGWALTVHQAVGRRWPGVVAVLPDDAAGALTRQLVYTAFGRAERHLSVVHAAGQALAQAVASVPARPRTTRLRGILAEQADRPD comes from the coding sequence ATGGGGCGCAGCGGTCCCGCTGCGGCGGGCGAGGAGCCGGCCGGGGCGGGTGTGGCCGGTGCAGGTGCGGCCGGTGCAGGTGCGGCCGGTGCGCCCCAGGCCGATGCGCAGCGGGAGGCGGCCCTGCGGGCGGCGGCGGAGGTACTGGCGGCGGGCGGTGCCCCGGCGGAGCTGGCGGCCCCCGCCCTGGACGCACTGGGCGACGGCGCCGCCGAGGCGCTGCGGGAGGACCCCTGGGCGGTGCTGTCGCTGCCCGGAGTGCGGCCCGAGCAGGCCGACGGCTTCGCCCGGGGCCTGCTGGGCCCGGCCGCCGGGCCGGGTGACGAGCGCCGCGCACAGGCGCTGGTGCTCTGGCTGCTGGAGCGGGCGGCGCTGCTCGGGCATACGGCGCTGGAGGTGTCCGAGGTCCGGGCCGGGCTGGAGAAGCACGGCGTGCCGGACCCGGAGGAGGCGCTCGGCGGGGTGGTCACCGACGGCCGGGTGATGGCCTTCCAGGACGAGGAGCCGCCCGTCGGCGGCGGACGCCCGGCCGGGGACGACGAGGACGAGGAGCCCCCGGTCCGGCTGCTGCTCTCGCTGGACCGGCTCGCCCTCGCGGAGGAGAGCCTGGCGGACGGCCTGGTGCGGCTGATGTCCACCTTTGAGCCGGGCGAGGATGCGCCGCGCGAAGACGAGGACAGCGGGGACGAGGACGACGGCGAGGACGACGGCGAGGACAACGGCGAGGACAACGGCGAGGCCGGGGGCAGCCCCGGTCCCGCCGCCTGGGAGGCGGCCGCTGCGGCGGCGCCCTCCTCGTCCGCCACGGCCCTGATCCGCGCGGCGGCGGCCTCGGGGCTGGTCCTGCACACCGGCGGCGAAGCGGCGCGCGCCGAACCCGCCGCGCTGGTCGCAGCGGCCCGCGCGCTGGGCCTGCGCGCCTGGGCCGCCGCCTGGACCGCCGAGGGGGCCGATGCCCTCGCCGCCCTCGCGGCGACCGCACCCGGCGGCGACCGGGCCGATGACTCCGCTCCCCCGGCGGACCCCGGTGACCGCTTCGCGGTGACCCTGCGCGGCCTGCTCTCCGGGGCCGAGGGCCCCGGACGGGCGGACGACGGCTCACTGGCCCTGGACGTCCTGGTGGTCTGCGACGCACCGCTGCTGGATGTGGAGACCGCCGCGACCCTGGCGGAGTCACTCGCCGACGGGACGCGGCTGGTGCTGAGCGGCGACCCCGGCCAGCTCTGGTCGGCCGGCCCCGGGCGGGTCTTCGCCGACCTGCTGGCGGCCCGCGCCTGCCCCGCCGTGGCCTCCCGTACGCCCGACTTCGGGCCGCTCGGCGAGCTGGTGTCCGGCATCGGCATCGGAGAGCTCCAGCAGGTGGAGGCGCCCGGCAAGGAGGTCGTCATCGTCCCCGCCAAGGACGGCGGCGAGGCCGCCCACCGGGCGGTGCAGCTGGTGCTGGACTCCATCCCCCGGGCGCTGGGCATCCCCGCCGAGCAGGTGGTCGTGGTGACCCCCGGCCACGGCGGCAGCGCCGGTACCCGGGCGCTCAACGCCGCCCTCAAGGCGCGGCTCAACCCTGGCCCCGGCCGGTTCGGCGGCTTCGACCCGGGGGACCGGGTGGTCCACTCCCCCGTGCCGGGCACCAGCCTCCCGGGCACCGTGGTCTCGGCCGACGCGGCCGGCCTCCACCTCGACCTGGGCGGGCGCCCGGTCACCGTGGAGCGCGACCGGGTGCAGCAGGTGCGCCACGGCTGGGCCCTCACCGTGCACCAGGCCGTGGGCCGACGCTGGCCGGGCGTGGTCGCGGTGCTGCCGGACGACGCCGCCGGGGCGCTCACCCGGCAGCTGGTCTACACGGCCTTCGGGCGGGCCGAACGGCACCTCTCGGTGGTGCACGCCGCCGGTCAGGCGCTCGCGCAGGCGGTGGCGTCCGTCCCGGCGCGACCGCGTACCACCCGGCTGCGCGGCATCCTCGCCGAGCAGGCCGACCGGCCGGACTGA
- a CDS encoding aldo/keto reductase, whose translation MEQRHLGRTGLRVSRLGLGTMTWGRDTDEHEAAEQLKEFLDAGGTLVDTADVYADGGAEYLLSRLIEDLVPRSELVIATKAGSVPDPDRRFDASRGHLLAALDASLQRLGTDYVDLWQVHAYDPSTPTEETLHALDLAVSSGRTRYVGVSNFCGWQLAKAATWQRAVPGRTPLAATQMEYSLLQRNIEREVLPAALDLGVGLLASSPLGRGVLTGKYRHGVPQDSRAASPYLSGFVQPYLDDRGRRIVDAVATAADGLASSPLKVALAWARDRPGVAAALVGARTATQLRAALSVEALTLPEEIRSALDDISAPVHRYPDQDWSEL comes from the coding sequence ATGGAACAGCGACACCTCGGCCGTACCGGGCTGCGTGTCTCCCGGCTCGGCCTCGGCACCATGACATGGGGCCGCGACACCGACGAGCACGAGGCAGCCGAACAGCTCAAGGAGTTTCTGGACGCCGGCGGCACCCTGGTCGACACCGCCGACGTGTACGCCGACGGCGGCGCCGAGTATCTGCTCTCCCGGCTCATCGAGGACCTGGTGCCCCGTTCGGAGCTGGTGATCGCCACCAAGGCGGGCAGCGTGCCGGACCCCGACCGGCGCTTCGACGCCTCCCGTGGCCATCTGCTGGCGGCACTCGACGCCTCGCTCCAGCGGCTGGGCACCGACTATGTCGACCTGTGGCAGGTGCACGCGTACGACCCCTCGACCCCGACCGAGGAGACCCTGCACGCCCTGGACCTGGCCGTCTCCTCCGGCCGCACCCGCTATGTGGGGGTCTCCAACTTCTGCGGCTGGCAGCTGGCCAAGGCGGCCACCTGGCAGCGGGCGGTACCGGGCCGCACCCCGCTGGCGGCGACGCAGATGGAGTACTCGCTGCTCCAGCGCAACATAGAGCGCGAGGTACTGCCCGCCGCCCTGGACCTCGGGGTGGGGCTGCTGGCCTCGTCGCCGCTCGGCCGGGGCGTGCTCACCGGCAAGTACCGGCACGGGGTGCCGCAGGACTCCCGGGCCGCCTCCCCGTACCTCTCCGGCTTTGTCCAGCCCTACCTGGACGACCGGGGCCGGCGGATCGTGGACGCCGTCGCCACCGCCGCCGACGGATTGGCCAGCAGCCCGCTCAAGGTCGCGCTGGCCTGGGCGCGGGACCGGCCCGGGGTGGCCGCCGCACTCGTCGGCGCCCGGACCGCGACCCAGCTCCGGGCGGCGCTGTCGGTGGAGGCCCTTACGCTTCCCGAGGAGATCCGCAGTGCGCTGGACGACATCTCGGCGCCGGTGCACCGCTATCCCGACCAGGACTGGAGCGAGCTGTAG
- a CDS encoding LLM class F420-dependent oxidoreductase → MRLGINLGYWGLGNDADNIAVAQEADRLGYSVCWAAEAYGSDAATVLAYVAAKTERIDVGSAIFQIPARTPTMTAMTAATLDTLSGGRFRLGLGVSGPQVSEGWYGVKFDKPLARTREYVEIIRKAMLRERVVHQGAHWTLPLPGGPGKPLKLTVHPVREHIPLYIAAIGPKNLEQTGEIADGWLGIFFAPEHAEVSLEPLRAGRAKAGLTLEGFDLAPSLPIAVTDDVEAAADAFRPYTALYVGGMGSKEQNFYNRLARRMGYEQAADRIQERYLAKDYAGAAAAVPYELIDSTSLIGPKERIADRMRAYADAGVTTLNLTPGGLTLDERVATLRTAVAALELAGLA, encoded by the coding sequence ATGCGACTCGGCATCAACCTCGGCTACTGGGGCCTCGGCAACGACGCGGACAACATCGCCGTCGCCCAGGAGGCCGACCGGCTCGGCTACTCGGTGTGCTGGGCCGCGGAGGCGTACGGCTCCGACGCGGCCACCGTGCTCGCCTATGTCGCCGCGAAGACCGAGCGGATCGACGTCGGCTCGGCGATCTTCCAGATCCCGGCCCGCACCCCCACCATGACCGCGATGACCGCGGCCACCCTGGACACCCTCTCCGGCGGCCGCTTCCGGCTCGGCCTCGGCGTCTCCGGCCCGCAGGTCTCCGAGGGCTGGTACGGCGTGAAGTTCGACAAGCCGCTGGCCCGCACCCGCGAGTATGTGGAGATCATCCGCAAGGCGATGCTGCGCGAGCGGGTGGTCCACCAGGGCGCCCACTGGACGCTGCCGCTGCCCGGCGGCCCCGGCAAGCCGCTCAAGCTGACCGTGCACCCGGTCCGTGAGCACATCCCGCTCTACATCGCCGCCATCGGGCCGAAGAACCTGGAGCAGACCGGCGAGATCGCCGACGGCTGGCTGGGCATCTTCTTCGCCCCCGAGCACGCCGAGGTCTCGCTGGAGCCGCTGCGGGCCGGTCGCGCCAAGGCCGGTCTGACCCTGGAGGGGTTCGACCTGGCGCCCTCGCTGCCGATCGCCGTCACGGACGACGTGGAGGCCGCCGCCGACGCCTTCCGCCCCTACACGGCGCTCTACGTCGGCGGCATGGGCAGCAAGGAGCAGAACTTCTACAACCGGCTCGCCCGGCGGATGGGCTACGAGCAGGCCGCCGACCGGATCCAGGAGCGCTACCTGGCCAAGGACTACGCCGGCGCCGCTGCGGCCGTCCCCTACGAGCTGATCGACTCCACCTCGCTGATCGGCCCCAAGGAGCGCATCGCCGACCGGATGCGGGCCTATGCGGACGCCGGGGTCACCACCCTCAACCTCACCCCGGGCGGCCTCACCCTGGACGAGCGGGTGGCCACCCTGCGCACCGCCGTGGCCGCCCTGGAGCTGGCCGGTCTCGCCTGA
- the corA gene encoding magnesium/cobalt transporter CorA: MIVDCAIYRNGSRAEGPKDFSDALDEARKEENSFVWVGLHEPTAEEFALVTAEFGLHPLAVEDAVRAHQRPKLEAYEDSLFVVLKTVHYNDEHDTVHTGELMLFLGDCFVVTVRHGSGSPLAKVRRRLEHQPEVLRHGSSAVLYAVFDEVVDTYIDISGELQVDLEELESAVFSPQTSLWAGRSGSLAERIYGFKRQIVEFRRAAGPLQDPVARLTGGGVPFVSAETRPFFRDVGDHLTRANEQVEALDRLLTDILSANLAQVSVQQNNDMRKISAWAALAAVPTMIAGVYGMNFEHMPETKQIWGYPAALLLMGGVCVLLYRVFKRSGWL, encoded by the coding sequence GTGATCGTGGACTGCGCCATCTATCGCAATGGCAGCCGGGCCGAGGGCCCCAAGGACTTCTCCGATGCGCTGGACGAGGCGCGGAAGGAGGAGAACTCCTTTGTCTGGGTCGGGCTGCACGAGCCGACCGCTGAGGAGTTCGCGCTGGTGACGGCCGAGTTCGGACTGCATCCGCTGGCGGTGGAGGACGCCGTCAGGGCGCACCAGCGGCCCAAACTCGAAGCGTACGAGGACTCGCTCTTCGTGGTGCTCAAGACGGTGCACTACAACGACGAGCACGACACCGTGCACACCGGGGAGCTGATGCTCTTCCTCGGTGACTGCTTCGTGGTGACCGTGCGGCATGGCTCCGGCAGCCCGCTGGCCAAGGTGCGGCGGCGGCTGGAGCACCAGCCCGAGGTGCTGCGGCACGGGTCCAGCGCGGTGCTGTACGCGGTCTTCGACGAGGTCGTGGACACCTATATCGACATCTCCGGGGAGCTCCAGGTGGACCTGGAGGAGCTGGAGTCGGCCGTCTTCTCGCCGCAGACCTCCCTCTGGGCCGGGCGCAGCGGGTCCCTGGCGGAGCGGATCTACGGCTTCAAGCGGCAGATCGTGGAGTTCCGCCGGGCGGCCGGGCCGCTCCAGGACCCGGTGGCCCGGCTCACCGGAGGGGGCGTGCCGTTTGTCTCGGCGGAGACCCGCCCGTTCTTCCGGGACGTGGGCGACCACCTCACCCGGGCCAATGAGCAGGTCGAGGCGCTGGACCGGCTGCTGACGGACATCCTCAGCGCCAACCTGGCCCAGGTGAGCGTCCAGCAGAACAACGACATGCGGAAGATCTCGGCGTGGGCGGCGCTGGCCGCCGTCCCCACGATGATCGCCGGCGTCTATGGGATGAACTTCGAGCACATGCCGGAGACCAAGCAGATCTGGGGCTATCCGGCCGCGCTGCTGCTGATGGGCGGCGTCTGCGTGCTGCTCTACCGCGTCTTCAAACGCAGCGGCTGGCTGTGA
- a CDS encoding histidine phosphatase family protein, translating to MPTLLLVRHGRSTANSSGVLAGWSPGVDLDQEGREQAAALAARLAAVPLARVVCSPLDRCRQTVQPLLATRPELGPADLDERIGECRYGDWTGRPLSELAKEPLWRTVQDHPSAAVFPGPEGESVAEMSHRAVEAVREWDTRVAEEHGPDAVWLACAHGDIIKAVVADALGLHLDLFQRISAEPASVTAIRYTPLRPFLLRLGDTGDLSSLAPPPAPPGDGARQQSDAVVGGSTGA from the coding sequence ATGCCCACGCTGCTGCTCGTCCGCCATGGCCGGTCCACCGCCAACTCCTCCGGCGTCCTGGCCGGCTGGAGCCCCGGAGTCGATCTCGACCAGGAGGGCCGCGAGCAGGCCGCCGCGCTGGCCGCCCGGCTCGCCGCCGTACCGCTGGCCCGGGTGGTGTGCAGCCCGCTGGACCGGTGCCGGCAGACCGTCCAGCCGCTGCTGGCCACCCGGCCCGAGCTGGGCCCCGCCGACCTGGACGAGCGGATCGGCGAGTGCCGGTACGGCGACTGGACCGGCCGCCCGCTGAGCGAGCTGGCCAAGGAACCGCTGTGGCGCACCGTCCAGGACCACCCCTCGGCCGCCGTCTTCCCCGGCCCGGAGGGCGAGTCGGTGGCCGAGATGAGCCACCGCGCGGTGGAGGCCGTACGCGAGTGGGACACCCGGGTCGCCGAGGAGCACGGGCCCGATGCGGTCTGGCTGGCCTGCGCGCACGGCGACATCATCAAGGCGGTGGTGGCCGACGCCCTGGGCCTGCACCTCGACCTCTTCCAGCGGATTTCGGCCGAGCCCGCCTCGGTCACCGCGATCCGCTACACCCCGCTGCGGCCCTTCCTGCTGCGGCTCGGGGACACCGGCGACCTCTCCTCGCTGGCACCCCCGCCGGCCCCGCCCGGCGACGGCGCCCGGCAGCAGTCGGACGCGGTGGTCGGCGGCTCCACCGGCGCCTGA
- a CDS encoding DUF3090 domain-containing protein, whose protein sequence is MPRQVFFYDQPERFVAGTVGEPGDRTFFLQASGGGRTTSVLLEKTQVAALAERVDELLDEVLRRSGGSAPVPAVAPSDLIDVAPLDLPLEEEFRVGTMALAWDGSEECVVVEAQALVEVDPEDDEAPPDDELIDDEEHGPPLLRVRITGAMARVFAKRALDLVAAGRPPCPFCSLPLDPEGHICPRANGYRR, encoded by the coding sequence GTGCCCCGTCAGGTGTTCTTCTACGACCAACCAGAGCGGTTCGTGGCCGGTACGGTCGGCGAGCCCGGTGATCGCACCTTCTTCCTCCAGGCCAGCGGGGGAGGCCGCACCACCAGCGTGCTCCTGGAGAAGACCCAGGTGGCGGCGCTGGCCGAGCGGGTGGACGAACTGCTGGACGAGGTGCTGCGACGCAGCGGCGGCAGCGCCCCGGTGCCGGCCGTGGCCCCCTCCGACCTGATCGACGTGGCGCCGCTGGACCTGCCGTTGGAGGAGGAGTTCCGGGTCGGCACCATGGCGCTCGCCTGGGACGGCAGCGAGGAGTGCGTGGTGGTCGAGGCCCAGGCGCTGGTGGAGGTGGACCCCGAGGACGACGAGGCACCGCCGGACGACGAGCTGATCGACGACGAGGAGCACGGCCCGCCGCTGCTGCGGGTGCGGATCACCGGGGCGATGGCCCGGGTCTTCGCCAAGCGCGCCCTCGACCTGGTGGCCGCAGGGCGCCCGCCCTGCCCGTTCTGCAGCCTCCCGCTGGACCCCGAGGGCCACATCTGCCCGCGCGCGAACGGATACCGCCGCTGA
- a CDS encoding SCO1664 family protein: protein MAADPERALALLRGGALTVHGQLGDASNAALYCTAALDGLEAVCVYKPVDGERPLWDFPDGTLAGREVAAYEVAAAAGWPLVPPTVLREGPYGEGMVQLWVEPDPQARLLALQDAEEAEPGWLPIGRAEVGGGRTALLVHADDARLRRLAVLDAVINNADRKGGHLLPAVDGRLYGIDHGVTFAVPDKLRTLLWGWAGEPLPEEAPEVLRKLGADLSGALGERLRPLLTAAEIAATRQRVAGLLAAGRHPEPGGDWPAVPWPPI from the coding sequence CTGGCCGCCGACCCGGAGCGCGCCCTGGCGCTGCTGCGCGGCGGCGCCCTCACGGTGCACGGGCAGCTCGGCGACGCCTCCAACGCCGCGCTGTACTGCACCGCCGCCCTGGACGGGCTGGAGGCGGTCTGCGTCTACAAGCCGGTGGACGGCGAACGCCCGCTGTGGGACTTCCCCGACGGCACCCTGGCCGGGCGCGAGGTGGCCGCGTACGAGGTCGCCGCGGCCGCCGGCTGGCCGCTGGTGCCGCCGACGGTGCTGCGCGAGGGCCCGTACGGCGAGGGCATGGTGCAGCTGTGGGTGGAGCCCGACCCGCAGGCGCGGCTGCTGGCCCTCCAGGACGCCGAGGAGGCCGAGCCCGGCTGGCTGCCGATCGGCCGCGCCGAGGTCGGCGGCGGCCGTACCGCGCTGCTGGTGCACGCCGACGATGCACGGCTGCGGCGGCTGGCGGTGCTGGACGCGGTGATCAACAACGCCGACCGCAAGGGCGGCCATCTGCTGCCGGCCGTCGACGGACGGCTGTACGGCATCGACCACGGGGTCACCTTCGCGGTGCCCGACAAGCTGCGCACCCTGCTCTGGGGGTGGGCGGGGGAGCCGCTGCCGGAGGAGGCGCCGGAGGTGCTGCGCAAGCTCGGCGCGGACCTGTCCGGTGCGCTGGGCGAGCGGCTGCGGCCGCTGCTGACCGCCGCCGAGATCGCCGCGACCCGGCAGCGGGTGGCGGGGCTGCTGGCGGCGGGGCGCCACCCGGAGCCCGGCGGGGACTGGCCTGCGGTGCCCTGGCCGCCGATCTGA